Proteins encoded together in one Anguilla anguilla isolate fAngAng1 chromosome 9, fAngAng1.pri, whole genome shotgun sequence window:
- the si:ch211-176g13.8 gene encoding F-BAR and double SH3 domains protein 2, with translation MQPPPRKVKVTQELKNTHAEQMAKLNIKHQTECDLLEDMRTYSQKKSAIERDYAQALQKLASHYLKREWPGMQMEERTHSQNVYAVWRSYLESTVQLTQARMNNCENYKNKIADPAKSSRLCKEQQLKKCIDQLSCVQVELQHTVKELTKSRKKYTEAEQVAQAVREKADLEARSKLSLFQSRISLQKASVKLKAKRSDCNAKATHARNEYLLTLAAANAHHDRYHQTDLIDCIKVLDGSVYDHFKDYLTTFCRAELEMYQAIQSMFQAVLEKSSRVTQDFNQQVFLRENPVFCSPPAFQFQPCESDAGRQLQTETGTAEEHSLNKEARKWASRVAREHKNIIHSRRTLEECEMQGVHPSEHNQGDLEQRVEEARKAIRKAETVKVKAEARLNLLRDAGVSVDTWLKSAMNQVMEELENERWASLPTLTAHDPSLSTVCDDEREDGEDLEESMETCDDSSSSPSGTLGRNYPLTCRVLYSYKACQADELTIEEQEVLDVIEDGDMEDWVKGRNKAGQVGYVPEKYLQFPASSSLLNMLQTLAALDARSHSSSNSTDPELTSGSMNGDANLSFVKALYDYEGQTNDELSFPEGAIIHVLNRDNHEDDGFWEGEFNGRVGVFPSVLVEDLAESENGDEKSGSEAEVSPSQCPPCLLPPPPLSTQPPCSPDRSPGTPCSPHTALQRSATVSLPASPVNGENRGPPRAGKGPALSHSSSFSQPPRSISDGSLGKLRPVRAAPPPPKQQPRKQVEKTEKTEEVEITLV, from the exons ATGCAGCCACCACCGAGGAAG GTCAAAGTCACTCAAGAACTGAAGAACACTCATGCTGAGCAGATGGCTAAACTCAATATCAAACATCAGACTGAGTGTGACCTACTGGAAGACATGAG GACATACAGTCAGAAGAAGTCGGCCATAGAGAGAGACTATGCACAG GCTTTGCAAAAGTTGGCCAGTCATTACCTGAAGAGGGAATGGCCAGGCATGCAAATGGAAGAACGGACCCATTCTCA GAACGTCTATGCCGTGTGGAGGTCGTACCTGGAGAGCACCGTGCAGCTGACCCAGGCGCGCATGAACAACTGCGAGAACTACAAGAACAAGATCGCGGACCCCGCCAAGTCTTCCAGGCTGTGCAAGGAGCAGCAGCTGAAGAAG TGCATCGACCAGCTGAGCTGCGTTCAGGTGGAGCTGCAGCACACGGTCAAAGAGCTGACCAAGTCCCGGAAGAAGTACACCGAGGCGGAGCAGGTGGCCCAGGCCGTGAGGGAGAAGGCCGACCTCGAGGCCAG GTCTAAGCTGAGTCTGTTTCAGTCCAGGATAAGCTTACAGAAAGCCAGTGTGAAG TTAAAAGCAAAGAGGAGCGACTGCAATGCAAAAGCCACACATGCCAGAAATGAGTACCTTCTCACGCTGGCAGCCGCTAACGCGCACCACGACCGCTACCATCAGACTGACCTGATTGACTGCATCAAG GTCCTGGACGGCAGCGTTTATGATCACTTTAAAGACTATTTGACGACGTTCTGCCGAGCTGAGCTGGAAATGTACCAGGCCATCCAAAGCATGTTCCAGGCCGTCCTGGAGAAGTCCAGCAGG gTGACACAAGACTTCAACCAGCAGGTGTTTCTGCGGGAGAACCCGGTGTTCTGCAGTCCCCCGGCCTTCCAGTTCCAGCCCTGCGAGAGTGACGCG GGCCGGCAGCTGCAGACTGAGACGGGGACCGCGGAGGAGCACAGCCTGAACAAGGAGGCCCGTAAGTGGGCCTCGCGCGTGGCCCGCGAGCACAAGAACATCATCCACAGCCGCagg ACTCTGGAGGAGTGTGAAATGCAGGGGGTCCACCCTTCAGAACACAACCAGGGTGACTTGGagcagagggtggaggaggCAAGGAAAGCCATCCGAAAGGCTGAG ACTGTGAAGGTGAAGGCGGAGGCGCGGCTCAATCTGCTGCGAGACGCGGGCGTGTCGGTGGACACCTGGCTCAAGAGCGCCATGAACCAGGtgatggaggagctggagaacgaGCGCTGGGCCTCCCTGCCCACCCTGACTGCACATGATCCTTCACTCTCG ACTGTCTGTGACGATGAGAGAGAAGATGGCGAGGACTTGGAGGAGAGCATGGAGACGTGTGACGACAGCAGCTCCAGTCCTTCGGGCACTTTAGGGCGCAACTACCCTCTAACCTGCAGAGTGCTGTACTCATACAAG GCCTGCCAGGCAGATGAACTGACCATTGAGGAGCAAGAGGTGCTGGATGTCATTGAGGATGGTGACATGGAAGACTGGGTGAAG GGAAGGAACAAGGCGGGCCAGGTGGGCTACGTCCCGGAGAAGTACTTGCAGTTCCCCGCCTCCAGCAGCCTTCTGAACATGCTGCAGACCCTGGCCGCCCTGGACGCTCGATCCCACTCCTCCAGCAACTCCACCGACCCTGAGCTGACCTCAGGCAGCATGAACGGAGATGCAAACT TGAGCTTTGTGAAGGCCTTGTACGACTACGAGGGCCAGACGAACGACGAGCTGTCCTTTCCAGAGGGAGCCATCATCCACGTCCTCAACAGAGACAACCACGAGGACGACGGCTTCTGGGAGGGCGAGTTCAACGGCCGCGTGGGCGTCTTCCCTTCCGTGCTGGTGGAGGACCTGGCAGAGTCTGAGAACGGGGACGAGAAGAGTGGTTCTGAAGCAGAG GTCTCCCCCTCTCAGTGTCCTCCATGCCTCCTGCCCCCTCCGCCCCTGAGCACCCAGCCTCCCTGCAGTCCAGACAGGAGCCCCGGGACTCCATGCAGTCCCCACACCGCCCTGCAACGGAGCGCCACCGTGTCTCTCCCTGCCTCGCCTGTCAACGGGGAGAACAGGGGTCCTCCCAGAGCAGGGAAAGGCCCCGCCCTCA GCCACAGCAGCAGCTTCTCCCAGCCTCCGAGGTCTATTTCAGACGGAAGTCTCGGGAAACTACGCCCT gtgcGTGcggctccccctcccccgaagCAGCAGCCACGCAAGCAGGTGGAGAAGACAGAGAAGACAGAGGAGGTGGAGATCACACTGGTGTGA